In Nocardioides daphniae, the DNA window ACGAGCCGTCGACCTCGAGCGGGCGCCCGTTCATCACGAAGAGCCGCACGTCGCCGTTGACCGCGTCGGGCAGGAACTCCTGCGCCACCACGTAGCCGTCACGGGCGATCGCCTCGATGATCTGGTTGAGGTTGGCAGACTCCTTGTCGTCGATCAGGAAGACACCCGCGCCACCGGACCCCTGCAGCGGCTTCAGGACCGCCTTGCCGCCGAGCTCGTCGACGAACGCGCTGATCTGCTGCTCGTCGCGCGAGATGAGGGTGCGCGGGCGGACCACCTCGGGGAAGTGCTGGAAGTAGGCCTTCGAGAGCGCGTTGGCCAGGCTGGTGGGGTCGTTGACGACCAGGACGCCGGTGCTGGCGATGAGCTGGCCGAAGGCGACGCCTGCGTTGTTGGCCCACGGTGACGAGTCGGCGTCGTCAGCGGGGTCGTTGCGGAGCATCACGACGTCGAACTCGTCGAGCGCGATCAGCCTCTCCATGTCGGGGCGCTGCACGTCCTCGAGGTGCTTCTTCAGCGAGCGGTAGTTCTTTGCCTCCCCGGCCCGCGCCTTGGCGGTCAGCGTGCCGTCGGGCTGGTAGGAGAAGTCCCCGATGCCCATGAACCAGGCCTCGTGACCCATCTGGCGTGCGGTGACGGCGAGCCGGTTGGTGGTGTAGTACTCCTGCTCGGTCTCGATCGCGTTGACCACGAATCCGATCTTCATGCGTGTCCTTCCACTAGTTGGCTCAGGTCAGTCACCCCTGAGGCCCACCCGAGTCGCTCGGTCGACGTCGGGTCGTCCAGGTAGCGCGGCAGCAGCCGCGGCGGCGCGAGCGCGCCTCGTTCGTCGAGCTCGGCGATGAGCGGCAGGTCCTGCAGGGAGAACTTGCCCAGCCAGAGCAGGTCGAGGTCGCCGTCGTCGGCGAGGTGGGCCAGCAGGTCGACGACACCCCGCAGGTAGATCGCGTCCTTCGTCGTGCCGCCCGCGCGGTAGACGCGCATGACGGTGGTGAAGGCGCTGCCCTCCGGCACCCCCGCCTCGACCAGGGCCGCGTACGCCTGTGCGAACGACGCGCCGTCGACCATCCGGTGCACGGTGAGCACCCGGTCGGCGAGCTGGCGCAGGCGGAAGGGCGTCAAACCGCCGCAAGCCACCTCGCCCAGCACGGCGAGCCCCTCCTGGGTCTCGTCGTAGCCGGCGAGCCCGGTGCCCAGCACCTTGACCGGCTGGGCCAGGCCGTTGACGTGGGTGACCAGGTGGGTGCCGACCTCGTGGTGGAGCAGCGCGGCGGCGCGGTTGCGCTGGATCGTGCTCTCCGGGCCGATCAGCAGGGTGTCGCCGGAGACCATGACGCCGTTGACGTCGGGCCGGATCTCGGCGTGCATCTCGATGCCGGGCGCCTGCTCGCGGTAGTAGCCGATCTCCTCGGTGGCGAGCGCACAGAACTGCTCCGCGTCCAGCGGGTCACCTGCCGGTTCGACCCACCCGATCCCGGCCAGCACCCGCTCGGCGTGCTCACGCAGGCCGGGCGAAACGCCGCCGTACAGCTCGATGCTCAGCGCGTGGAAGTCGGCGGTGTCGCGGGCCTTCAGCATCTCGAGCTGGAGGGCCAGCTCACGGTGCTTGGCGCGCAGCAGGTGCGCGAGGGTGCGGTCCTCGACGGTCGTCACGTCGATCCCGGCGAGCTGCTCCTCCAGGACGGCGGGCTCGTCGGAGAGCTCGCGGTAGGTGAAGACCGGGTCGGTGACGCGGCCGGCGAGGAACTCCTGCTTCGCCTCGTCGGCGTCGACCGGGGTGATGTGGAGCAGGAAGCTGAAGCTCTCCGAGACCTGCGCGAGCGCCCGGTCGACAGCCAGGTCGGCGGCGGAGAAGGGGGAGGTGCCGCTCATCGGTCGAGGTCGGCCAGGGACTTCTCGAGCACCGGGAGCGTGGCCGTGAGTGCGGCACGGATCTCCTCGAGGTGGTCGTCGCGGACCTCTCCGGTCCACTCGTCCATCCAGGTCTTCTTGAACTCCAGCGCCAGCACGCAGCCGACCCCGGGATATCGGGTGTGGACGAACCAGGCCAACGCCCGCCCCTTGAAGGCGACGTTCTCCCGGGCGTCGACCCGATGTCCTCGCACGACCTGCTCCCCGAGGGCGCGGACGAAGCGGTCGACCAGCGGCCCGAAGACCTCCTGGTTGACGCTGCCGGTGCCCACGTTGACCTCGGGGTTGTCCGCGTCGGGCGCGGGCTGGGCGGCGGCACCGTCGCGGCGGTGGTTGTACGAGTGCACGTCGAGCAGCACGAACGGGCCGCGGGCGGCAACCTCGTCCAGCCGCTCGGCGAGGGCTGCGTACACGTGGTCGTAGACGGCGAGGCTGCCCTCGGTCAGCTCCTTCGACAGCGGCGGGTCGCGCCACACGTCGAGACCCCAGCAGTCGTCGGGCTCGCGGTAGACGGCCTCCTCGCGGGGCCGGTTGAGGTCGACCTCGAAGCGGGAGCGGTGGGTGACCATCCGGCTCGGCACCACCGAGGCGATCCGGTCGGTGAAGGGGTCCTCCTCGCGCAGCCGGGTGTCCTCGTCGAGCACCATCTCGGGCTGCAGCTCCGGTCGCACCTCGTGGCCGGCGTGCACCGACGTGGCGACGACCTGACCGTCCCAGGGGCCGACGAACTCAACGATCTCGTCCATGGGGGTTCCCTACCCACGGGCGGCGCTGGCTCAACCATCAGCGGGCTGAGCGGTGACGCGACACCCACCCAGCACAGCCTCACCTTCGTTGCGTCGCCCCGCCGCCGGAGTCACGATGTGGGCGTGAGCTTCGACATCGGCACCGACGACGACCCGCAGCACTTCCACGACCAGATGAAGGGCTCCGTGACGGGCCGTCTCAACTGGCTGCGCGCGGCCGTGCTCGGCGCCAACGACGGCATCATCTCCACCGCTGGCGTGGTGATGGGTGTCGCGGGCGCCACCACCGACGAGTCCGCGATCCTGCTGGCCGGCGTGGCCGCGCTGACGGCCGGCGCGATCAGCATGGCCGCCGGCGAGTACGTCTCGGTCTCCACCCAGCGCGACTCCGAGAAGTCGATCCTGGCCATGGAGAAGATCGAGTTGGAGCAGATGCCCGAGACCGAGCGCAACGAGCTGGCCAGGATGCTGCGCGACAAGGGTCTCAGTGAGGCGACGGCCCAGCAGGTCGCCACCGAGATGCACGAGCACGACGCGCTGGCCGCCCACGCCGAGATCGAGTTCGGCATCGACCCCGACGAGCTCACCAACCCGTGGCACGCGGCCTGGGCGTCGATGGTGGCCTTCACCCTGGGTGCCCTCGTGCCGCTGCTGGTGCTCGCCCTGCTGCCGGCGTCCGTACGCCTGCCGCTCACCGTCGTGGTGGTCGCCGTGGCGCTCGCCGTCACCGGCGCCGTCAGCGCCCACCTGGGCTTCAGCCCCAAGCTCCGCGCGGTCATGCGCAACGTCGTGGGCGGCCTCCTGGCGATGGGCATCACCTACCTCGTCGGCATGCTCTTCGGCGTGACCGTGGGCTGACCCCGGGCCGCCGTGCGCTGCTTCG includes these proteins:
- a CDS encoding glutathione synthetase, with the protein product MKIGFVVNAIETEQEYYTTNRLAVTARQMGHEAWFMGIGDFSYQPDGTLTAKARAGEAKNYRSLKKHLEDVQRPDMERLIALDEFDVVMLRNDPADDADSSPWANNAGVAFGQLIASTGVLVVNDPTSLANALSKAYFQHFPEVVRPRTLISRDEQQISAFVDELGGKAVLKPLQGSGGAGVFLIDDKESANLNQIIEAIARDGYVVAQEFLPDAVNGDVRLFVMNGRPLEVDGSYAAFRRTTPKGDIRSNMSAGGKAVKVAVTDEMLELVDVVRPKLVSDGMFLVGLDIVGDKLMEINVFSPGGLGSAQELNGVDFAPRIIEELERKVAMRRHYPEIDNTRLATS
- a CDS encoding flavohemoglobin expression-modulating QEGLA motif protein, whose amino-acid sequence is MSGTSPFSAADLAVDRALAQVSESFSFLLHITPVDADEAKQEFLAGRVTDPVFTYRELSDEPAVLEEQLAGIDVTTVEDRTLAHLLRAKHRELALQLEMLKARDTADFHALSIELYGGVSPGLREHAERVLAGIGWVEPAGDPLDAEQFCALATEEIGYYREQAPGIEMHAEIRPDVNGVMVSGDTLLIGPESTIQRNRAAALLHHEVGTHLVTHVNGLAQPVKVLGTGLAGYDETQEGLAVLGEVACGGLTPFRLRQLADRVLTVHRMVDGASFAQAYAALVEAGVPEGSAFTTVMRVYRAGGTTKDAIYLRGVVDLLAHLADDGDLDLLWLGKFSLQDLPLIAELDERGALAPPRLLPRYLDDPTSTERLGWASGVTDLSQLVEGHA
- a CDS encoding N-formylglutamate amidohydrolase, with protein sequence MDEIVEFVGPWDGQVVATSVHAGHEVRPELQPEMVLDEDTRLREEDPFTDRIASVVPSRMVTHRSRFEVDLNRPREEAVYREPDDCWGLDVWRDPPLSKELTEGSLAVYDHVYAALAERLDEVAARGPFVLLDVHSYNHRRDGAAAQPAPDADNPEVNVGTGSVNQEVFGPLVDRFVRALGEQVVRGHRVDARENVAFKGRALAWFVHTRYPGVGCVLALEFKKTWMDEWTGEVRDDHLEEIRAALTATLPVLEKSLADLDR
- a CDS encoding VIT1/CCC1 transporter family protein; this translates as MSFDIGTDDDPQHFHDQMKGSVTGRLNWLRAAVLGANDGIISTAGVVMGVAGATTDESAILLAGVAALTAGAISMAAGEYVSVSTQRDSEKSILAMEKIELEQMPETERNELARMLRDKGLSEATAQQVATEMHEHDALAAHAEIEFGIDPDELTNPWHAAWASMVAFTLGALVPLLVLALLPASVRLPLTVVVVAVALAVTGAVSAHLGFSPKLRAVMRNVVGGLLAMGITYLVGMLFGVTVG